One Methanolobus sp. WCC4 DNA segment encodes these proteins:
- a CDS encoding polymer-forming cytoskeletal protein, translating into MSESPIKYHEDSNTYIASKKAYFEKSVIIDGNFMVGAGSNFWKDLNVKGVLELGKGTFVKGNITADKAIIGARSEISGSIEVAGDLKIFDSVKIEGSAIAGEEMLVRPDCDIGFAKASRTMELVGKTSIREIESGTKVIVRSE; encoded by the coding sequence ATGAGTGAAAGCCCGATAAAGTATCATGAGGATTCTAATACCTACATTGCCAGCAAAAAAGCCTATTTCGAAAAGAGCGTTATCATCGATGGCAATTTCATGGTTGGTGCAGGATCTAATTTCTGGAAGGACCTTAATGTAAAAGGCGTTCTTGAGCTTGGGAAAGGAACATTCGTCAAAGGGAACATCACCGCTGATAAGGCTATAATCGGTGCAAGGTCAGAGATAAGTGGTAGTATAGAGGTTGCAGGTGACCTGAAGATATTCGACTCCGTGAAGATAGAGGGCTCCGCCATTGCAGGAGAGGAGATGCTTGTACGCCCTGACTGTGATATCGGTTTTGCAAAGGCCAGCAGAACAATGGAACTGGTCGGAAAGACCAGTATCAGGGAAATAGAATCAGGTACAAAGGTAATTGTGCGTTCGGAATGA
- a CDS encoding helix-turn-helix domain-containing protein: MNTADKIIDAVFESDEEFRKVLSATIKEELNMNIAEFADHADIPASTLYKIMSGKREPNVKTLRQIIRTVKRLEGSEKGEFIAVIAARPVLDSISETKRKIGGNLCTIREYSATTMEDAIIAAVRAERDGARALVCAPIVSPTIEKILRIPVATIMPKNSLLEAIELGVKKIS, translated from the coding sequence ATGAATACTGCTGATAAGATAATAGATGCTGTTTTTGAGTCTGACGAGGAATTCAGGAAGGTCCTTTCAGCCACCATTAAAGAAGAACTGAATATGAACATAGCTGAGTTCGCCGACCATGCAGATATTCCTGCAAGTACACTCTATAAGATCATGTCAGGTAAAAGGGAACCTAATGTAAAGACTCTCAGGCAGATAATCCGAACCGTGAAGAGACTTGAAGGTTCAGAGAAAGGAGAGTTCATAGCGGTTATTGCTGCACGACCCGTGCTTGATAGTATCAGCGAAACGAAAAGGAAGATAGGTGGAAATCTCTGCACGATCAGGGAATACTCTGCAACAACCATGGAAGATGCTATAATCGCTGCAGTGCGTGCAGAGAGAGATGGAGCCAGAGCACTGGTATGTGCACCTATAGTAAGTCCTACCATCGAGAAGATATTGAGGATACCTGTTGCAACCATAATGCCAAAGAACAGTCTTCTGGAAGCTATCGAACTTGGAGTGAAGAAGATAAGCTGA
- a CDS encoding ABC transporter ATP-binding protein: MGQVKVSNITRRFTKDHDTSTLALDNVSMKVDDGEFVCFLGPSGCGKTTLLRIISGLDKPDEGEVYLDGRKIDAPGPDRGMVFQEYSLFPWKTVMENIIFGPRMSGIKKKDAIDDAEKYLEMVGLQQFRNSYPYELSGGMKQRVAIARALANEPSVLLMDEPFGALDAQTRNVLQRELLEIWEKNNITILFVTHSVDEAVFLADRIVMMSARPGKIKEIIDVDLPRPRERTSLEANTLRDRILRSLAMEQNK, from the coding sequence ATGGGTCAGGTAAAAGTAAGCAATATCACTCGCAGGTTCACGAAGGACCATGACACTTCCACACTTGCACTGGATAATGTGAGTATGAAGGTCGATGACGGGGAATTCGTTTGTTTCCTTGGTCCCTCTGGCTGTGGAAAGACCACCCTGCTACGGATCATATCCGGTCTGGATAAACCTGATGAAGGTGAGGTATATCTGGATGGCAGGAAAATAGATGCTCCAGGTCCTGACAGGGGTATGGTGTTCCAGGAATATTCTCTCTTCCCCTGGAAGACCGTGATGGAGAACATCATATTCGGCCCCCGGATGAGTGGAATTAAAAAGAAGGATGCGATCGATGATGCTGAAAAGTATCTGGAGATGGTAGGTCTTCAGCAGTTCAGGAACAGTTACCCGTATGAACTATCCGGCGGTATGAAGCAAAGGGTGGCTATAGCAAGGGCCCTTGCAAACGAACCTTCAGTTCTGCTCATGGACGAACCTTTTGGCGCACTGGATGCGCAGACACGTAATGTCCTTCAGCGGGAATTGCTTGAGATATGGGAAAAGAACAACATTACCATTCTTTTCGTGACGCATAGTGTCGATGAGGCTGTATTCCTTGCAGACAGGATAGTCATGATGAGTGCACGTCCCGGTAAGATAAAAGAGATTATCGATGTGGACCTGCCAAGACCTCGTGAGAGGACAAGTCTTGAAGCCAACACTCTCCGTGACAGGATCCTTAGATCCCTTGCCATGGAACAGAATAAGTGA
- a CDS encoding ABC transporter substrate-binding protein has product MNYKQTLKLISTLFLAVAIISAVFISGCTEKAADDEEEATAITELTFGYQPSTHQIAYITAKEKGWWEEDLAPYGIESIDDNLFPTGAPEMQSMLAGDIDVAYVGAAPVIAALASGLDAKIVAAVQIQGSDIVVRTDLPYESPEDLKGLKIATFPPGTIQDTLLRDWLKDNNIDPDEDVEILGMGPGDAITSISAGQVDAVFLPHPAPAMIESEGTGRSVVSSGTMLQDHACCVVAVSGELIREHPEIVQQIVETHVRATEYNSENLDEAAQIFADDQDWDVELVKQSLEEWDGSWIADPSLIVNSTVDYAHVQYELGYIESELTEDDIFDLSFYEALDQ; this is encoded by the coding sequence GTGAACTATAAACAGACACTGAAATTAATTTCCACTTTATTTTTAGCAGTTGCCATTATCTCAGCAGTTTTCATCTCCGGATGCACTGAGAAGGCAGCAGATGATGAAGAAGAGGCAACAGCCATTACAGAACTCACGTTTGGCTATCAGCCAAGTACCCATCAGATAGCATACATAACCGCAAAGGAGAAAGGATGGTGGGAAGAGGACCTTGCACCTTATGGAATAGAGTCCATCGATGACAATCTGTTCCCCACTGGTGCACCTGAGATGCAGTCAATGCTCGCAGGAGATATAGATGTTGCATATGTCGGTGCAGCACCTGTTATCGCTGCCCTTGCAAGTGGTCTTGATGCAAAGATCGTAGCTGCTGTACAGATACAGGGCTCAGACATCGTGGTTCGTACGGACCTCCCTTATGAAAGCCCTGAAGACCTGAAAGGACTCAAGATCGCAACATTCCCTCCAGGTACCATTCAGGACACACTTCTCAGGGACTGGCTGAAAGATAACAATATCGATCCCGATGAGGATGTCGAGATCCTTGGAATGGGCCCGGGAGATGCAATTACATCTATCTCAGCAGGTCAGGTAGATGCAGTATTCCTTCCGCATCCTGCACCGGCAATGATCGAGAGTGAAGGTACAGGAAGGTCGGTTGTCTCCTCTGGTACAATGCTTCAGGATCATGCATGCTGTGTCGTTGCTGTAAGCGGTGAGCTCATAAGGGAACACCCTGAGATCGTCCAGCAGATAGTTGAGACACATGTACGTGCAACAGAATACAATTCCGAGAATCTGGATGAAGCAGCACAGATATTCGCTGATGACCAGGACTGGGATGTAGAACTTGTAAAGCAGTCACTGGAAGAATGGGATGGTTCCTGGATAGCAGATCCGAGCCTGATAGTTAACTCTACAGTGGATTATGCACATGTCCAGTATGAACTTGGATACATTGAGAGCGAACTTACAGAGGATGATATATTCGATCTGAGCTTCTATGAAGCTCTTGATCAATGA
- a CDS encoding ABC transporter permease: MVKKHLQKLSGKSVEILSICSAIILWQLIAVYVVQNKFFLPSFTDVTFAFMDIISKDAKLDLLDLDYQLPVLLVDLIYSLMHFWIGMLSALAVGIPVGMIMGWFRTIDRIVDPLIEIVRPIPPLAWIPFAIIWIGLNPLAAGFLIFIGAVFPIIINTFTGFKSVSRVYVEAAKVLGCNTDRELIRYVALPYALPSIAAGIRIAMGVGWMCLVAAEMFGVSRNGLGYKIWHHYYLHNMDLVLVYMLLLGFLGLFIDRALRYYIDGKLLKWRKGVVI; the protein is encoded by the coding sequence ATGGTAAAAAAACATCTTCAGAAACTCAGTGGTAAAAGTGTAGAGATCCTCTCTATATGTTCTGCGATAATTCTCTGGCAGCTCATTGCTGTATATGTAGTACAGAACAAGTTCTTCCTTCCGAGTTTTACGGATGTCACCTTTGCATTCATGGATATTATCTCAAAAGATGCAAAACTGGACCTTCTGGACCTTGATTATCAGCTACCGGTTTTGTTGGTGGACCTTATCTACAGTCTCATGCATTTCTGGATAGGTATGCTCTCTGCTCTGGCAGTGGGTATTCCTGTAGGAATGATAATGGGATGGTTCAGGACCATCGACCGCATAGTTGATCCGCTTATCGAGATAGTACGTCCTATCCCACCGCTTGCGTGGATACCTTTTGCTATCATCTGGATAGGCCTGAACCCGCTGGCAGCAGGTTTTCTGATATTTATCGGTGCTGTCTTCCCTATAATTATAAACACTTTCACAGGTTTCAAGAGCGTTTCGCGTGTCTATGTTGAAGCTGCGAAGGTCCTTGGTTGTAATACTGACCGTGAGCTTATTCGGTATGTAGCTCTTCCATATGCTCTTCCCTCGATAGCTGCAGGCATCAGGATAGCCATGGGTGTCGGGTGGATGTGCCTTGTGGCTGCAGAGATGTTCGGTGTGAGCAGGAATGGTCTTGGATACAAGATATGGCATCACTACTATCTACACAACATGGACCTCGTACTGGTGTATATGTTACTACTCGGTTTCCTCGGACTCTTCATTGACAGGGCACTGAGGTATTATATCGATGGTAAGCTCCTTAAATGGCGCAAAGGGGTTGTGATCTGA